In Fusarium falciforme chromosome 9, complete sequence, the following are encoded in one genomic region:
- a CDS encoding GFO-IDH-MocA domain-containing protein — MPEPRTIRWGILATGGIAKAFGRDLSVDPNTRSASDIRHELVAAASSTSKSRAEEFLRHCDAPSHAKAYGSYAELVQDPDVEIIYIATPHSHHYRNAMLCLEAGKNVLCEKAFTVNAKQARKLAEKAREKNLLLMEGLWSRYFPLSLYVREVIESGKIGPVERVLAEHSLPYAGGFEDDSHIMVNPDLAGGILLDGGIYSLTWVFQSLYSLQPASSRSLPTIKSAVAKYSRTGVDAMTTILLEFPRSEEQGGIAHAVASTSLGLSNDAIAQRQGAVVPNIRLQG; from the exons ATGCCTGAGCCAAGGACAATTCGCTGGGGAATCCTCGCAACCGGAGGCATCGCCAAAGCCTT CGGCCGAGATCTCTCAGTCGACCCCAATACGCGGTCAGCTTCTGACATTCGTCACGAACTTGTCGCGGCCgcatcttcaacctcaaAGTCTAGAGCGGAAGAGTTCCTGCGGCACTGCGATGCTCCATCTCACGCCAAGGCCTACGGCTCCTATGCCGAGCTCGTTCAGGACCCTGATGTTGAAATCATCTATATTGCCACACCTCACTCTCACCATTATCGGAACGCCATGCTTTGTCTTGAAGCCGGCAAGAACGTGCTCTGCGAGAAGGCATTTACTGTGAACGCCAAGCAAGCCAGGAAGCTCGCTGAAAAGGCCCGAGAGAAGAACTTGCTCCTGATGGAAGGGCTCTGGAGTCGATACTTTCCCCTCTCCCTCTACGTCCGCGAGGTTATCGAGTCTGGAAAAATTGGCCCTGTTGAAAGGGTGTTGGCCGAACATAGTCTGCCGTACGCGGGTGGTTTTGAGGACGATTCCCACATCATGGTCAATCCTGATCTTGCCGGTGGGATTCTGCTCGATGGAGGCATCTACAGCCTGACTTGGGTATTCCAGTCTCTGTACAGCCTTCAGCCAGCATCTTCTAGAAGTCTCCCGACTATCAAAAGTGCTGTTGCCAAGTACAGCCGGACTGGTGTTGACGCAATGACTACGATCCTTCTCGAGTTCCCTCGGTCTGAGGAGCAGGGTGGAATCGCACACGCGGTCGCCTCAACCTCTTTGGGTTTGTCCAATGATGCCATCGCTCAGAGGCAAGGCGCAGTTGTGCCCAATATCCGCCTTCAGGGATAG
- a CDS encoding Zn(2)-C6 fungal-type domain-containing protein, which produces MEETPHMMLSPSSDARGGVETDAETPSILVVTPSELTSSRSKRNKSTDGVEPGPRKVRKVSRACDFCKSRKARCTGDLPCAKCVAKGRECSYDAKYTRGRPPTPPPAETRPKSSSTSAFPSVEDISRHHALSTDRGPTTAVGDDLGLLRRPNESTVASRSSPELSIAEIQGQVFDSKSGLTFIQRALKRLSAQNKNGASGKAQPVSDNQSLMTAGDKPLPEFPGNGLSTLPDLVECNKLLALYFEVCIATYRMLHRPTAERWLAILKRNHDEGRALWSDIGRAEAAIVLAALAIARLHQEKSRGFLSAEDESQALRASDELYILSSRFADDEAGFPRLESAQAKVIHVLYLLTTSRFNRGWYVFGNALHLVTALGLYRRGNWKRGISSRNDYIHTQCGIRTFWTAYIVDNYLAVIFGRPRHFHDEDINQDLPESVDDEAMTVDGPINAADTPKDCHIDALIFHARIAKLVGSVSREVYTFRAISEAERVSAANRLIQRVREWHASLPIHLGSIPPSMLIPSYRRQATVLRLAHLHAILHANRLFLLGSSSNTHESQVTECIKAAKAVLETVDELAQEGPIFHAFWWTHYVTFCALVVTYVWEIRQRRIKHSKSRHDRSMLLELAERCHTHLANATASNSPSRRYAVILEEFRTVIAESNSRTTTYPSEQMAELSDVGQCDLPEHALAVGAMPGSAGQQVDIGNASILNDAHLFSQWNTTDWLDIDSSAFWMQMDTDESILWPDMG; this is translated from the exons ATGGAGGAAACACCTCATATGATGCTATCTCCGTCTAGCGACGCCAGGGGAGGTGTTGAAACAGATGCTGAGACGCCCTCTATTCTTGTCGTAACCCCATCCGAGCTCACCTCGAGCAGATCCAAACGGAACAAGTCAACGGACGGAGTCGAGCCTGGGCCTCGCAAGGTCCGCAAAGTGAGCCGAGCATGTGACTTTTGCAAGTCGAGAAAGGCCAGGTGCACAGGTGATCTACCTTGCGCAAAGTGCGTGGCCAAGGGAAGAGAATGCTCCTACGATGCAAAGTACACCCGCGGCCGACCGCCAACACCACCTCCAGCAGAGACTCGCCCCAAGAGCTCGTCTACAAGTGCTTTTCCATCTGTCGAAGATATATCCAGGCACCACGCATTGTCAACCGACCGTGGACCCACAAccgctgttggtgatgaccttGGTCTCTTGCGTCGACCGAACGAGAGTACTGTGGCATCCAGATCATCGCCAGAGTTGTCCATAGCGGAGATTCAGGGACAAGTGTTTGACTCGAAATCAGGCCTCACATTTATCCAACGAGCTCTGAAGCGCCTTTCGGCTCAGAATAAGAATGGTGCATCGGGAAAAGCCCAACCCGTGTCTGACAACCAATCGTTGATGACGGCGGGTGACAAGCCGTTGCCTGAGTTCCCCGGTAATGGTCTATCCACCCTTCCAGATCTTGTCGAGTGCAACAAGCTGCTTGCACTATATTTCGAAGTATGTATTGCAACTTATCGCATGTTGCATCGGCCAACAGCCGAGAGGTGGCTGGCGATCTTGAAGAGGAACCACGATGAGGGCCGCGCCTTGTGGAGCGACATTGGTCGAGCAGAGGCGGCCATTGTCCTGGCTGCACTGGCTATTGCTAGGCTCCATCAAGAGAAGTCCAGGGGTTTCTTATCGGCGGAAGATGAGAGCCAGGCACTCAGAGCCAGCGATGAGCTTTACATCTTGTCAAGTCGTTTCGCAGACGACGAAGCAGGGTTTCCGAGACTCGAGTCAGCGCAGGCCAAGGTCATCCACGTCCTCTACCTACTCACGACGTCACGATTCAATCGGGGCTGGTATGTCTTTGGTAATGCGCTACACCTCGTCACCGCCCTTGGTCTTTATCGTCGTGGCAACTGGAAGAGAGGGATAAGCTCACGGAACGACTACATTCACACGCAATGTGGCATTCGTACTTTCTGGACCGCGTACATCGTTGACAACTACCTTGCCGTGATATTCGGACGGCCGCGGCACTTTCATGACGAGGACATCAATCAGGATCTTCCAGAGTCAGTTGACGATGAGGCAATGACAGTAGATGGTCCCATCAATGCGGCCGATACCCCCAAAGATTGTCACATTGATGCCCTAATATTTCACGCAAG AATCGCCAAACTCGTTGGGTCAGTCTCTCGAGAGGTATATACTTTCCGTGCCATCTCGGAAGCCGAGCGAGTTTCGGCTGCCAACCGGCTCATTCAACGTGTTCGTGAATGGCATGCGAGTCTTCCGATACATCTTGGGTCTATACCACCGTCTATGCTTATACCTAGCTATCGCCGCCAAGCGACAGTCTTGAGGTTGGCACACTTGCACGCCATCTTACACGCCAACCGACTGTTCCTTCTCGGTAGCTCATCCAACACGCACGAGAGTCAAGTCACAGAGTGCATCAAGGCTGCAAAAGCGGTACTGGAAACAGTCGATGAACTGGCTCAAGAGGGCCCAATCTTCCATGCATTCTGGTGGACACACTACGTAACCTTTTGCGCTCTAGTGGTCACATATGTGTGGGAAATTCGGCAACGTCGGATCAAGCATTCAAAATCCAGACACGATCGGTCCATGCTACTTGAGTTGGCTGAAAGATGCCATACCCATCTGGCTAATGCCACTGCCTCCAACTCACCTAGCCGACGATACGCCGTCATACTCGAGGAGTTTCGAACCGTAATAGCCGAATCCAATAGTCGAACAACGACATATCCTTCAGAACAGATGGCAGAATTGTCAGATGTGGGCCAGTGTGACCTACCAGAACACGCACTGGCGGTGGGTGCAATGCCAGGGAGCGCTGGACAACAAGTCGATATTGGGAACGCCTCTATATTGAACGATGCCCATTTATTTAGTCAGTGGAATACCACAGACTGGCTGGATATTGATTCTTCT GCTTTTTGGATGCAAATGGACACAGATGAGAGCATCCTTTGGCCGGATATGGGCTAG